The sequence AATTTTTGATGACGTTTAGCGAGTAAGGCGATTTCTTTTTTCGTAAGGTAAGAACTATTTTGAGTAAGGTCTTTTTCGATCTTATCCAATGTTTTGATGGAGTTTCTAATAGTCGTCATGTTAGTTAACATGCCGCCTAACCAACGCTCAGCAACAAAGTATTCGCCAGCTTCAATAGCAGCTTCTTTGATCACACATTTGGCTTGTTTTTTTGTTCCCACGAAAAGAATAGGTTTATTTTCTTTAATAACCTTGCAGACTTGTGGGAGAGCTTTACGTAATTGATAAAGGGTTTTTGCTAAATTGATGATGTAAAGACCGTTTTTCTCTTCAAAGATGTAAAGTTTCATCTTTGGATTCCATCTTCGGGTTTGGTGCCCAAAATGAGCTCCCGCTTCCATTAAGTCTTTAACTGAAAGATTGCATAGTGGTTGTTCTTCCAAGCTTTGTACCTCTATTTCTTGAATATGTTAACAATGGCATCTTGAACCGATGTCAAGATTTCAGTCTTGGTGGTGTTCAGAAAGCGCCCGATCAGAATCGAACTGACACCGGTAGCTTGGAAGGCTACAGCTCTACCATTGAGCTACGGGCGCGTGCTAAGAATAGAGATGTTAATTTAATAATGCTTTTTACGCAAGATTGTAATCTCTAGGTTTCTAGCTTCTAGAAAATTTTAGATAATCAGTGAATTCTGATGCGAACGGATTTTAGAAAAGAGATTTGAAACTCTGAAAAGGGTGGTAGCAAAAAAAATCAGAACCCGGAGACTCCCAGGTTCTGATAGCGGGACAAAAAGTTAGGATAGTATAAACTAAATCCTTAGAATCTGAATTGAGCATTCATGTGAGCAGCTCTTTCATTGATTAAGCGTGCTTCACCAGTGATTGACCATTTGTCAGCGTCGATTAACGTTGCACCAACAGCTACACCACAAGCTTTTCTAGACTTCATTTTGTTGATCTGAATCGAAGCAATTTGCAAGACATCAGATAGAACATCCTTACCACTATTATTGGGCAAAGCAGTGGTTGATCCTATAAGGCTTGGGTTCCATGTAGTAATGTTAAGAATCTCCGATTTTAATTTAGGTTGAGCAATGCGGATAGTATCAGCATCAAAAGTTGCTCTTGACCAGTTTACGCCAATATATGGAACAAGCATATTCAATCTGTAAGACAGGGCGAGGCCTACTTGCCATTCATGGTATTTAATTGTAGCTGATTTGGTGTCTGTAGCTTCTGTTGTTCCAGCCGTTATAGGTAAAGGAAAATTCGAGCTAGCTCCTTTATAGCCTCTTGGTTTGTGAATCACAAATTGTGCTGGGCTTGAAGTGACGTTGAGCATTTCAATCTTAGGATTAGATTGAGCGTATTGGAACTCAGCTCCTAAAGTTGCACAACCACATTCCCATAAAGCTCCACGTGCACCTACGCTCCAAGAAAATGATGTGTCTGTATAAAATTCCACAACACCTTGGGTAATGCCTACGTTAGGAAGTTGCATTGGAAGATCGGTAGAGATTGAGCTTGCAGCTGAAAACCCTATTAACCCAACCAAGTTGAATGCAGCCGAACTTGCTTTGAAGTATCCATTGGATGCCCCTAAGGTGCAGAAAATGTCGAAGCGATCCCAAATGTTTAAGGCTAGGAAGGCTGCATTTGAAAACCACTCTGCATCTTGCATATGCCTTCCGTAAGCGATGTTCGGTCTGCCATTTGCTTCTGGCTGATTAGTATTACTTGCGTTACCTGTAGCCTGCGTAGGAGTTGCAGCCATGCCGCTAAAAGTTTTATTCACATCAACTTTTAATACACGATCGAAAACATAATCTCCGTAGTATCCTGCGCGGATGCTAATGGCGTCACACCAAGTAGCGCAAGGATCGCAAGGATCTCCTGAAGCACCTTCCCACATAGTGCCATCGATTAATAAACTTGGTTCAGCTGGGTTCCCTACAGGCAAGGCTTGTAAGGAGAGAGCGGAACCCGTAGCGGCAAACAATAA is a genomic window of Chlamydia psittaci 6BC containing:
- the rpsB gene encoding 30S ribosomal protein S2, coding for MEAGAHFGHQTRRWNPKMKLYIFEEKNGLYIINLAKTLYQLRKALPQVCKVIKENKPILFVGTKKQAKCVIKEAAIEAGEYFVAERWLGGMLTNMTTIRNSIKTLDKIEKDLTQNSSYLTKKEIALLAKRHQKLLKNLEGIRYLKKAPGLVIVVDPSYEKIAVAEAKKLGIPVLALVDTNCDPTPIDYVIPCNDDSLKSIRLIISTIKDSIIDTKKKLGIEIVSPIKTLDVQESEDSDIYATDDDNRQEDLLAKKYDSNEAN
- a CDS encoding porin, which produces MKKLLKSALLFAATGSALSLQALPVGNPAEPSLLIDGTMWEGASGDPCDPCATWCDAISIRAGYYGDYVFDRVLKVDVNKTFSGMAATPTQATGNASNTNQPEANGRPNIAYGRHMQDAEWFSNAAFLALNIWDRFDIFCTLGASNGYFKASSAAFNLVGLIGFSAASSISTDLPMQLPNVGITQGVVEFYTDTSFSWSVGARGALWECGCATLGAEFQYAQSNPKIEMLNVTSSPAQFVIHKPRGYKGASSNFPLPITAGTTEATDTKSATIKYHEWQVGLALSYRLNMLVPYIGVNWSRATFDADTIRIAQPKLKSEILNITTWNPSLIGSTTALPNNSGKDVLSDVLQIASIQINKMKSRKACGVAVGATLIDADKWSITGEARLINERAAHMNAQFRF